The following coding sequences lie in one Arachis hypogaea cultivar Tifrunner chromosome 9, arahy.Tifrunner.gnm2.J5K5, whole genome shotgun sequence genomic window:
- the LOC140175170 gene encoding uncharacterized protein, translating to MFAFTSLGSKVLDSVNDGRGPPQFIISGQNYHRIRSLLPDAGQKPKFAQLYIYDTQHEIMHRQRIFGVICIGKQVYSCDLIVILCFVPVIMQTSEIDKELITELLQMIDTHNVISQSFRRVREFYQCHPSENFSLKLYSQRKVDRRIYSAPSCDEVAALIVGDFESSDHGRDSIVRSTGAQLQRIYKTHALYWPLQYPLLFSYGEDGYQLNIAYRGEQPGYVPGRRTRVCLRKFICFHLQIREHEDGIIHKCRWLFQQFVVDCFTMIESQRLYEIRIKQSTIRGEVLQGIKKAMRRGSDEASSIGTRIILPSSFTGGRRYMSNRCQDAMAICKYFGYPDLFLTITCNPNWREF from the exons ATGTTTGCCTTCACGTCTCTTGGCAGTAAGGTATTGGATTCAGTGAATGATGGGAGGGGTCCACCACAGTTTATAATAAGTGGTCAAAATTATCATCGGATTAGGAGTTTGCTCCCAGATGCTGGTCAGAAGCCTAAATTTGCGCAGTTATATATATACGACACTCAGCATGAGATAATGCATAGGCAGCGAATCTTTGG TGTTATTTGTATTGGAAAACAGGTTTATAGCTGTGATTTGATAGTTATACTGTGTTTTGTTCCCGTTATAAt GCAAACATCTGAGATAGATAAAGAATTGATAACTGAGTTGTTGCAAATGATCGATACTCATAATGTTATATCACAGTCATTTCGAAGAGTCAGAGAATTCTATCAGTGTCATCCATCTGAGAATTTCTCTTTGAAGTTGTATTCGCAAAGGAAGGTTGATCGAAGAATTTACAGTGCTCCTTCTTGCGATGAAGTTGCTGCTTTGATTGTTGGAGATTTTGAATCGTCGGATCATGGTCGTGACAGTATTGTTCGATCTACTGGTGCTCAATTACAACGTATTTATAAAACTCATGCTCTGTATTGGCCCTTACAGTATCCTTTGTTGTTTTCATATGGCGAGGATGGTTACCAGCTGAACATTGCTTATCGAGGTGAACAGCCTGGATATGTTCCTGGAAGGAGAACAAGGGTTTGCCTCAGGAAATTCATATGTTTTCATCTTCAAATTAGGGAGCACGAAGATGGAATTATTCACAAGTGTAGATGGTTATTTCAACAATTTGTTGTTGATTGTTTCACCATGATTGAGTCCCAAAGGTTGTATGAGATTAGAATAAAGCAAAGTACAATTAGAGGAGAAGTCCTTCAAGGAATAAAGAAGGCTATGCGTCGTGGCAGTGATGAAGCTTCTTCTATTGGGACACGAATCATTTTGCCTTCTTCCTTCACTGGTGGTAGACGTTATATGTCTAATCGTTGTCAAGATGCCATGGCAATTTGTAAATATTTTGGCTATCCAGATTTATTCCTCACTATTACGTGTAATCCAAATTGGCGTGAATTTTAG
- the LOC140175171 gene encoding uncharacterized protein translates to MNGVTYDTFHEACSAMGFLIDDKEYVSAIKEVVELASAAQLRRLFVILLLFVSIGIPLSVWEKTWAYLSDDILYHRRHELQYPARLRSEKKIVINIAFSGIASLLLPGGKTAHSMFNIPVELTEDTVCRIKKDSPKAKVVRLADLIFWDEAPMTNKLAFEALNRTLRDIMVSVSDRNKDLPFGGKVVVLGGDFRQVLLVIPKGSRAEIVMASINSSILWKYCEVLRLTKNMRLASGLEQSTAQELRSFSDWILQIGEGRCGTLVNDKLFVDIPSDLIISILENPMEDIANTIYPNLVKNFRDPRFFQDRAILATTIENVEEINNYIVDLLPGEEKNYLSTDLICGSDANSDVDVDWINVEFLNQIRCSSLPNHSLKLKIGVPIILLRNIDPAGSLCNGTRLVV, encoded by the exons ATGAATGGTGTTACTTATGATACATTTCACGAGGCATGTTCCGCCATGGGATTCTTGATAGATGATAAGGAGTATGTTTCTGCTATTAAGGAAGTCGTCGAGTTAGCGTCAGCTGCACAGCTAAGGAGGCTTTTTGTGATATTGTTGCTATTTGTTTCCATTGGAATACCTCTGTCAGTTTGGGAAAAAACTTGGGCTTATTTGTCTGATGATATTCTTTATCACAGAAGACATGAGCTGCAATATCCCG CTAGATTGCGATCTGAGAAAAAGATTGTTATAAACATTGCTTTTAGTGGTATTGCTTCTCTGTTGTTACCTGGTGGTAAGACGGCGCATTCTATGTTCAATATTCCTGTTGAGCTGACTGAAGACACTGTTTGTCGGATTAAGAAAGATAGTCCAAAAGCTAAGGTAGTCCGATTAGCCGATTTGATTTTTTGGGATGAGGCACCGATGACTAACAAATTAGCATTTGAAGCGCTCAATAGGACATTGCGTGATATAATGGTTTCGGTCTCTGATAGGAATAAAGATTTACCTTTTGGTGGGAAGGTGGTTGTTCTTGGTGGTGATTTTAGGCAGGTCTTGCTAGTTATTCCAAAAGGTTCTCGTGCTGAGATTGTGATGGCTTCCATAAATTCTTCTATCCTCTGGAAATACTGCGAAGTTTTGCGATTGACAAAAAATATGAGGTTAGCAAGTGGATTGGAACAATCAACTGCTCAGGAGTTAAGGTCGTTTTCAGATTGGATACTTCAAATCGGTGAAGGTCGATGTGGAACTCTGGTCAATGATAAACTTTTTGTTGATATTCCTTCTGATCTAATCATTTCTATTTTGGAAAATCCAATGGAAGATATTGCAAATACAATCTATCCGAATTTGGTTAAGAATTTTCGTGATCCAAGATTTTTCCAAGATAGGGCAATACTGGCTACGACTATCGAGAATGTTGAAGAGATAAACAATTATATAGTTGACTTGTTGCCCGGTGAGGAGAAAAATTATCTCAGTACTGATTTGATATGTGGTAGTGATGCCAATtctgatgttgatgttgattggATAAATGTTGAATTCTTGAATCAGATTAGGTGTTCTAGTCTACCTAATCATTCGTTGAAGTTGAAAATAGGCGTGCCTATTATTTTGTTAAGGAATATTGATCCAGCTGGGAGTTTGTGTAATGGCACTCGACTTGTTGTGTGA